Proteins encoded together in one Mycobacterium noviomagense window:
- a CDS encoding class I SAM-dependent methyltransferase gives MPGIRRTTLPKANRGDDTAAGHWLLARLGKRVLRPGGAELTRELLDRAAVTDADVLELAPGLGRTAIEILARRPRSYLGAEQDPDAAALVRDIVHKSGAGRGDVRVADAADTGLPDASSDVVVGEAMLTMQGKATKHAIVAEAARLLRPGGRYAIHELALTPDTIADDVKTDVRQSLARAIKVNARPLTVAEWRDLLAEHGLVVDHVATAPMALLQPRRLIADEGLLRALRFTMNVLTHRDARRRVLQMRRTFRRHRDRLTAVAIVARKSPTEHADQSHVSAPGVVEARQGDRS, from the coding sequence ATGCCCGGCATCCGGCGCACAACGCTGCCGAAAGCCAACCGCGGCGACGACACGGCGGCGGGCCACTGGCTGCTGGCACGCCTGGGCAAGCGGGTGCTCCGCCCAGGGGGTGCGGAGCTCACCCGCGAGCTATTGGACCGCGCCGCGGTGACCGACGCCGATGTGCTGGAGTTGGCACCAGGGTTGGGCCGCACCGCAATTGAGATCCTTGCGCGGCGTCCGCGCTCGTATCTCGGTGCCGAGCAAGATCCCGACGCGGCCGCGCTGGTTCGCGACATCGTGCACAAAAGTGGCGCCGGGCGCGGCGACGTCCGGGTCGCCGACGCCGCCGATACGGGGTTGCCCGATGCCAGCAGCGACGTCGTGGTCGGTGAGGCGATGCTGACCATGCAGGGCAAGGCGACCAAGCATGCCATCGTCGCCGAGGCAGCCCGGCTGCTGCGACCGGGTGGGCGCTACGCGATCCACGAACTCGCGCTGACGCCGGACACCATCGCCGATGACGTCAAGACCGACGTCCGCCAATCCCTGGCCCGCGCAATCAAAGTCAACGCCCGCCCGCTCACCGTCGCCGAATGGCGGGACCTACTTGCTGAACACGGGTTGGTCGTCGATCACGTCGCGACCGCGCCCATGGCGCTGCTGCAGCCGCGACGTTTGATCGCTGACGAGGGGCTGCTCCGAGCGCTGAGGTTCACCATGAACGTGCTCACCCATCGCGACGCCCGCCGGCGCGTTCTTCAGATGCGGCGGACCTTTCGCCGGCACCGCGATCGGTTGACCGCCGTCGCGATCGTCGCTCGCAAATCGCCAACGGAACACGCGGATCAAAGCCATGTCTCCGCGCCGGGCGTTGTCGAGGCCCGACAGGGTGATCGGTCATGA
- a CDS encoding DUF2249 domain-containing protein: MADKELDVRQLRKPDKHPTIFATYAKLAVGESFVLVNNHDPKHLRQEFEADHAGSYGWEYLEKGPAVWHIRITKLATTPLPRVLANTAELAAEPDHTGAVWKLEVGERDLDSNVIALAPGGGIDAHAGADVDVLIHVLAGSGRLTTEQGEIELAPGALLWLPKRSRRQFSAGPNGLRYLTVHKKREILPLTPTVRQAV, from the coding sequence ATGGCCGACAAGGAACTTGACGTCCGGCAGCTGCGTAAGCCCGACAAGCACCCGACGATTTTCGCCACCTACGCCAAGCTGGCCGTCGGCGAGTCGTTCGTGCTAGTCAACAACCACGACCCCAAGCATCTGCGCCAAGAGTTCGAGGCCGACCACGCGGGCAGCTACGGCTGGGAGTACCTCGAGAAGGGCCCTGCCGTCTGGCATATCCGGATCACCAAACTGGCCACTACCCCACTGCCCCGGGTTCTGGCCAACACCGCAGAGTTGGCCGCCGAGCCCGACCACACCGGAGCGGTGTGGAAACTGGAAGTCGGCGAGCGCGACCTGGATTCGAACGTCATCGCGCTGGCGCCGGGCGGCGGCATCGACGCGCACGCCGGAGCCGACGTCGACGTCCTGATTCATGTGCTGGCCGGCAGCGGACGGCTCACCACCGAGCAGGGCGAGATCGAGCTGGCGCCCGGCGCGCTGCTGTGGCTGCCGAAGCGTTCCCGACGCCAATTCAGCGCCGGCCCGAACGGGTTGCGCTACCTGACCGTTCACAAGAAGCGGGAAATCCTGCCGCTGACACCCACTGTGCGACAGGCAGTTTGA
- the fdxA gene encoding ferredoxin, producing MTYVIGKPCVDVMDRSCVDECPVDCIYEGGRALYIHPDECVDCGACEPVCPVEAIYYEDDLPDELQPYLADNAAFFTEVLPGRDQPLGSPGGAAKVGPLGIDTPLVARLPRAEDSEGE from the coding sequence ATGACGTACGTAATCGGGAAGCCATGTGTCGATGTGATGGACCGCTCATGCGTGGACGAGTGCCCTGTCGACTGCATCTACGAAGGCGGGCGGGCGCTGTACATCCATCCCGACGAATGCGTGGACTGCGGAGCCTGCGAGCCCGTCTGCCCGGTCGAGGCGATTTACTACGAGGACGACCTTCCAGACGAACTGCAGCCCTATCTTGCGGACAACGCGGCGTTCTTCACCGAAGTCCTGCCGGGCCGCGACCAGCCGCTCGGCTCACCCGGTGGAGCCGCCAAGGTAGGCCCACTCGGCATCGACACCCCGCTGGTGGCTCGCCTGCCCAGAGCAGAAGACTCCGAGGGAGAGTGA
- a CDS encoding helix-turn-helix transcriptional regulator, whose translation MSIARPAGESADRRRAVLQVLKAAKAPMSIVAIAEQLEVHPNTVRFHLDGLVRDGRVERVAPDHRRPGRPPLMFRAVRQMDRGGERRYELLAEILTLGFGDDERDPSAKALAAGRAWGQRLESNSAGTGSAGTQESIDHLVGLLDELGFAPEHRQSDGQHQIGLRHCPFLELAEARRSVVCPIHLGIMQGAMETVDAPVTVDRLDAFVEPDLCVAHLSLDGAAK comes from the coding sequence GTGAGCATCGCCAGGCCAGCCGGGGAGTCCGCCGATCGCCGCCGCGCCGTGCTGCAGGTGCTGAAGGCGGCGAAGGCTCCGATGAGCATCGTCGCGATCGCCGAGCAACTCGAGGTGCACCCCAACACGGTCCGCTTCCATCTGGACGGCCTGGTCCGTGACGGTCGTGTCGAACGCGTTGCACCAGACCACCGAAGGCCGGGGCGGCCTCCGCTGATGTTCCGGGCCGTCCGGCAGATGGATCGCGGCGGCGAGCGCCGCTATGAGTTGCTGGCCGAGATCCTCACCCTGGGTTTCGGCGACGACGAGCGCGATCCCAGCGCCAAGGCGCTGGCTGCTGGTCGCGCGTGGGGCCAGCGGCTGGAGTCGAATTCGGCTGGCACGGGCAGTGCGGGGACGCAGGAATCGATCGACCACCTGGTCGGTCTGCTCGATGAGCTCGGCTTTGCACCTGAGCACCGCCAGTCCGACGGTCAACACCAGATCGGCCTGCGCCACTGCCCGTTTCTCGAACTGGCCGAAGCCCGACGCAGCGTGGTCTGCCCGATACACCTCGGAATCATGCAAGGAGCAATGGAAACCGTGGACGCGCCGGTGACCGTGGACCGGCTGGACGCCTTCGTCGAACCCGACCTGTGCGTGGCCCACCTCAGTCTCGACGGGGCGGCCAAGTGA
- a CDS encoding cupin domain-containing protein — protein METISLTNLAAEKLAEARETKSGRAAHTLHGGHTHELRQTVMALLAGRELAEHDSPGQASLQVLQGHVHLTAGDDSWEGTAGDYVVIPPQRHSLQAIEDSVIMLTVFKSLSSAT, from the coding sequence ATGGAGACCATTTCGCTGACCAACCTCGCTGCCGAAAAGCTGGCCGAGGCGCGCGAGACGAAAAGTGGGCGAGCCGCCCATACCCTTCACGGCGGGCACACCCATGAACTGCGGCAGACCGTGATGGCGTTGCTTGCCGGACGTGAGCTGGCTGAGCACGACAGCCCCGGCCAGGCGTCACTGCAGGTGCTGCAGGGCCATGTGCACCTGACCGCGGGCGACGACTCGTGGGAGGGCACGGCCGGCGACTACGTCGTGATCCCGCCGCAGCGGCATTCCCTGCAGGCCATCGAGGACTCGGTGATCATGCTGAC